In one window of Henckelia pumila isolate YLH828 chromosome 1, ASM3356847v2, whole genome shotgun sequence DNA:
- the LOC140869675 gene encoding uncharacterized protein, giving the protein MSNISKLEFAALDISGKNYLSWILDAEIHLDAMGIGNTIKDENNESPQNRANAMIFLRHHLHDGLKIEYLTIKDPLDLWNNLKERYSHQKTYREKGFKKYSELISCLLVAEQNNELLMKNHEIHPTGVNPFSEVNVAMHDEKRKQNKTEFGRGSGHGHGRGRGRGREHRRGHFHPYNRGHEEPRDYSHSNQKNTNYQKWGNGQAKKVEIGQNNMPKKSENECYRCGIKGHWYQNCRTPKHLVDLYQASKEKARDIETNFIYQGEDLSQVPSFSAPFDVSNFFEDPDGRIDHLIGDGNVQNY; this is encoded by the exons ATGTCGAATATCTCAAAGCTTGAATTTGCCGCTCTTGATATCTCCGGCAAGAATTATCTCTCTTGGATACTAGATGCTGAAATACATCTAGATGCTATGGGTATTGGAAATACAATCaaagatgaaaataatgaatcaCCGCAAAACCGTGCAAATGCTATGATATTCCTTCGTCACCATCTTCATGATGGTTTGAAAATTGAGTATTTGACGATAAAAGATCCTCTTGATCTGTGGAATAATTTGAAAGAGAGATATAGCCATCAAAAGACG TATAGAGAGAAAGGCTTCAAAaaatattctgaattgatttcaTGTTTGCTTGTGGCTGAGCAAAATAATGAATTATTGATGAAAAATCATGAAATCCATCCCACTGGAGTCAACCCATTCTCTGAAGTGAATGTGGCGATGCATGATGAAAAAAGGAAACAAAATAAGACCGAATTTGGTCGTGGTAGTGGTCATGGTCAtggacgtggacgtggacgtggcCGTGAGCACCGTCGAGGACACTTTCATCCGTATAATCGTGGGCATGAAGAGCCACGTGACTATAGTCATAGCAATCAAAAGAATACAAATTATCAAAAATGGGGTAATGGCCAAGCAAAGAAAGTTGAAATTGGTCAAAATAATATGCCAAAGAAATCAGAAAATGAGTGTTATAGATGTGGAATAAAAGGGCATTGGTATCAAAATTGTCGTACGCCCAAACACCTTGTTGATCTCTACCAAGCATCAAAAGAAAAGGCAAGAGATATAGAGactaattttatttatcaaGGTGAAGATTTAAGCCAAGTCCCATCCTTCTCAGCACCTTTCGATGTCTCTAATTTCTTTGAAGACCCAGATGGGAGAATTGATCATTTGATTGGAGATGGCAACGTGcagaattattaa
- the LOC140888037 gene encoding uncharacterized protein, whose protein sequence is MAFYSYYDGHTDDFYSTPYQSSEYNVVPTPFHASFSPPASWYEFNEPKVSEYNYFMTPSVSNYMVYTEPESMWYSPFENHSSDNEYHSGYVNPSEVNYSVYHFTEVKLIQHDPSLSSETKSTISDSISTQEFNEPPEFKEYSPDPYRGGYDPVTTYGRPLPPSDEICYPRTTPSTDVFSFDEFDYGSIPSPYGKDGLDNLATKLPTINKETDLETDVLENGGEVTAVQSTPSDNSHHKHGDDGFENGRNEDYYDKIGLQTSYGSGLEAMDLCEIIFGYWPCLDKIEQQQRDNFREICDQESRRDPWKLAADYLFGSPVTCDYENYHRLQ, encoded by the coding sequence ATGGCCTTCTATAGCTACTACGATGGTCATACAGATGATTTCTATTCGACTCCATACCAGTCTTCTGAATACAACGTGGTTCCAACTCCATTTCATGCCTCGTTTTCGCCGCCCGCTTCTTGGTATGAATTCAACGAGCCGAAGGTTAGTGAATATAATTATTTCATGACTCCATCTGTATCTAATTACATGGTCTACACCGAGCCGGAATCGATGTGGTATTCGCCCTTTGAAAATCATTCTTCTGATAATGAATATCATAGCGGGTATGTGAATCCATCAGAAGTAAATTACTCTGTTTACCACTTCACTGAGGTTAAACTGATCCAGCATGATCCATCACTTTCTTCAGAGACAAAATCCACGATCTCTGATTCTATTTCTACACAAGAATTCAACGAACCCCCCGAATTCAAAGAATACTCCCCGGATCCTTATCGTGGCGGGTATGATCCCGTTACAACCTACGGCCGTCCTCTTCCTCCTTCTGATGAAATATGTTATCCTCGGACTACCCCTAGTACCGACGTTTTTTCATTCGATGAATTTGATTACGGGTCCATACCTTCACCTTATGGCAAAGATGGTCTAGATAACCTCGCAACAAAGCTTCCAACTATAAACAAAGAAACTGATTTGGAAACAGATGTTCTTGAAAATGGAGGTGAGGTTACAGCAGTACAGTCGACCCCGAGTGACAACTCTCATCATAAACATGGTGATGATGGATTTGAGAATGGAAGAAATGAAGACTATTATGATAAAATTGGATTGCAAACTTCGTATGGTTCTGGCTTGGAAGCTATGGATCTGTGTGAAATTATATTTGGTTATTGGCCTTGTTTAGACAAGATCGAGCAGCAGCAAAGGGATAATTTTCGAGAAATTTGTGATCAAGAAAGCAGAAGGGATCCATGGAAACTTGCTGCAGATTATCTTTTTGGAAGTCCAGTGACTTGTGATTATGAAAATTATCATCGTCTTCAGTAG
- the LOC140875777 gene encoding small ribosomal subunit protein mL103 (rPPR7)-like, with protein sequence MSSNICSRLRQIFQQRPTGTTSAALSRKDDLESLVDQFKKKSNSAHFRRNRLAYKITVNRLAKVNRFACIHDILNHQKQYPDITDEHFAARLIRLYGESRMFDHAIQLFDEMPDLNCPRSVLSFNALLAACVASKEFDKVSELLREIPRKLSIEPDIISYNTMIKAFCQVGTMDAAISLLDEIEKNGIKPDLITFNILLDSFYRGDADKFSKAETFWSLMQEKEVVPDVRSYNSRLLGMMRQKRVSEAVNALKDMEEKGPKPNQYSYNVMIKGFVDEGNLKEAKKWYASMSSNGCTPDFITFATLIPFAWSNNDIDFAHDLCINSVVAKRLVSSGLMQKVADALLEQSEAEKAKELLKLRDSKGRLPDGNSLTAGD encoded by the coding sequence ATGTCTTCAAATATCTGCAGCCGCCTCCGCCAGATTTTTCAGCAGAGACCCACCGGCACAACCTCAGCGGCACTCTCCCGCAAAGATGATCTCGAATCCCTCGTTGATCAATTCAAGAAAAAATCGAATTCCGCCCACTTCCGACGTAACCGCTTAGCATACAAGATCACTGTCAATCGCCTCGCCAAAGTAAACCGCTTCGCTTGCATTCATGACATACTCAATCATCAGAAACAGTATCCTGACATAACCGATGAACACTTCGCCGCTCGTCTGATACGTCTTTATGGCGAATCAAGAATGTTCGATCACGCCATTCAGCTGTTCGATGAAATGCCAGACCTAAATTGTCCGAGAAGTGTTCTGTCCTTTAATGCCCTTTTGGCAGCCTGCGTTGCTTCAAAGGAGTTTGACAAAGTCAGCGAGCTTTTACGCGAAATTCCCAGAAAATTATCTATAGAGCCTGATATTATATCTTACAACACCATGATCAAAGCTTTTTGCCAAGTGGGAACAATGGATGCGGCTATTTCATTGTTGGACGAGATTGAGAAAAACGGTATTAAGCCAGATTTGATTACTTTCAACATTCTTTTGGACTCGTTCTATAGGGGTGATGCTGACAAGTTTTCCAAAGCTGAAACTTTTTGGAGTTTGATGCAAGAGAAGGAAGTCGTTCCTGATGTAAGGAGTTATAACTCACGATTACTTGGAATGATGAGGCAGAAGCGGGTATCAGAAGCCGTAAATGCGCTCAAAGACATGGAGGAAAAGGGGCCGAAGCCGAACCAATACTCGTATAATGTGATGATCAAAGGGTTTGTGGATGAAGGGAATTTAAAGGAGGCAAAGAAGTGGTACGCGTCCATGAGTAGCAATGGTTGCACGCCAGATTTTATCACATTTGCGACACTTATTCCATTTGCTTGGTCCAATAATGATATTGATTTTGCACACGACTTGTGCATAAACTCTGTTGTCGCCAAAAGGCTTGTTTCGAGTGGGTTGATGCAGAAAGTAGCTGATGCTCTACTTGAGCAATCAGAAGCTGAAAAGGCGAAGGAACTCTTGAAGTTGAGGGACTCGAAGGGTAGATTACCCGATGGGAACTCGTTGACTGCAGGTGATTAG
- the LOC140888041 gene encoding DAG protein, chloroplastic yields MATLSVGVLHKTPNQSPKTLTSLCQLPSTSLTFLSSAPPRRIPSRTASFPALRALSDGEYSSKRGSGTAEKETIMLPGCDYNHWLIVLEFPKDPAPTREQMIETYLDTLATVLGSMEEAKKNMYAFSTTTYTGFQCTVSEETSEKFKGLPGVLWVLPDSYIDVKNKDYGGDKYINGEIIPCQYPTYQPKQARSSKYKSKAYVRQRDGPPPDQRRTRQGATPESAS; encoded by the exons ATGGCGACTCTGAGCGTAGGTGTACTCCACAAAACCCCAAACCAGTCCCCCAAAACCCTAACATCTCTTTGTCAACTTCCTTCTACATCTTTAACATTCCTCTCATCTGCTCCTCCGCGCCGGATTCCATCAAGAACCGCTTCTTTTCCAGCTTTAAGAGCACTTAGCGATGGCGAATACTCTTCCAAACGAGGCAGCGGTACTGCGGAAAAGGAGACAATTATGTTGCCTGGATGCGACTATAATCATTGGCTCATAGTCTTGGAGTTTCCCAAAGACCCAGCTCCCACCAGAGAGCAAATGATTGAAACTTATCTCGACACTCTTGCTACTGTTCTTGGGAG CATGGAAGAAGCCAAGAAGAACATGTATGCATTTAGTACCACTACATACACTGGTTTTCAATGCACTGTATCTGAGGAAACATCCGAGAAATTTAAGG GGTTGCCTGGTGTTTTATGGGTCCTGCCAGATTCTTACATAGATGTTAAAAACAAGGATTATGGAG GTGATAAGTACATCAACGGAGAGATAATTCCCTGTCAGTATCCAACTTATCAACCAAAGCAAGCTAGAAGTTCCAAATACAAGAGCAAAGCATATGTCAGACAGAGAGATGGCCCCCCTCCTGAtcaaagaagaacaagacaaggAGCGACTCCTGAATCCGCCTCTTGA